CCTCCGACGCCGCCACCCTGGGGTGCCGGTACCAGCCGTTGTCTCTAGACTCAAGCATCGTCGAGCTGCTGGTGGACGGCGAGATCACCGCCCGGCTGGAACTCGACCGGACGTTCCCCAACTCCTGGCAGAACGGCGGCACCGGGCTGGTCATCGGCCACGACACCGGCTTCCCGGTCAATGACGACTACCAGACCCCCTTCCCATGGACCGGGGCCATTTCCCATATCGACATCACCACGCCCAGCGCTGCGCCTCCCGATCCCGCCCAAATCGCCCGGGAATCCCTCAACGCGGATTGAGCGTTAGTCAGGCTGTCGAATAGCTGCTAGACCACTTCGGGTCGGCCATATACAGGAGGCACCATGAGCAGCGACACCCCATCTGAGCGTCTCGACGTCAACGGCATGGTGGCGGTGGTAACCGGCGGGGCGGGCGGCATCGGCAAGGGCATCGTTACTGCCCTGTTGCAGCGAGGCGCCACCGTGGTGATCGCCGACATCGAAGCCGACACCACACAGGCCACCGTGGCCGAGCTGTCCGATCTGGGCCCGGTGTCGGGCTGGCCCACCGATGTGGCCGACGAAGGCTCGGTGGCCGCCTTGGCCAATTACGTCTACGAGGCCCACGGGCGCTGCAATCTGCTCTTCAACAACGCCGGCGTTACCT
This portion of the bacterium genome encodes:
- a CDS encoding SDR family NAD(P)-dependent oxidoreductase, with protein sequence MSSDTPSERLDVNGMVAVVTGGAGGIGKGIVTALLQRGATVVIADIEADTTQATVAELSDLGPVSGWPTDVADEGSVAALANYVYEAHGRCNLLFNNAGVTSGGGGKPWEQEPNDWRWCFSVNVFGVAICTTEFVPRMLAGGEPGQIINTSSGDGGFAPVPTASVYAASKAAVSCFTET